The proteins below come from a single Eremothecium sinecaudum strain ATCC 58844 chromosome II, complete sequence genomic window:
- the APE3 gene encoding aminopeptidase Y (Syntenic homolog of Ashbya gossypii ADR123W; Syntenic homolog of Saccharomyces cerevisiae YBR286W (APE3)), which yields MKISTLLLTGASCANAFVLPEKGFNLLDLAGDSRRSEVKQYTDSSRPNLRGDSSSSKPLISSHKLQSMINVEELNETAQLLYKLAEESVPLYGHPTRVVGSPGHWATLDYIQKEFDELDEYYDVSVQYFSSLISQINSYNLTYTNGDEVPSAVPFSFSPPVKTFRGKLLQIPNYGCEEKDYADLDVSAEQIALIERGACSFLTKSDLAGRFGFKAVIMYDNNPAVREGLKGSLGRPTEDTLPVIGVSHEVGCLLIQAIEKYGDYPVFFGMNSIIRDIVTKNVIADTKSGDPDNIVALGAHSDSVADGPGINDDGSGTISLLTIAKHLSKFRLNNKVRFAWWSAEEYGLLGSNFYTDNLTPEENLKIRLFMDYDMLASPNFEYEVYDGNNEENPEGSEELKQFFIDYYNKHNLKYSLIPFDGRSDYVGFIQNGIPAGGVATGAEAINPANGEAFDKCYHQLCDDTSNLNFEAWLVNTKLIAHAVATYAHSLKGFPERSSNSSLHVASARHVAKFPYRGNHLIM from the coding sequence ATGAAAATATCTACCCTACTATTAACCGGTGCCTCCTGTGCCAACGCCTTTGTTTTGCCTGAAAAGGGATTTAACTTGCTTGATCTTGCCGGTGATTCGCGCCGCAGTGAGGTTAAACAATACACAGATTCTTCGAGGCCAAACTTGAGAGGGGATTCTTCATCTAGTAAGCCCCTAATCAGTTCTCATAAGTTACAAAGTATGATTAACGTAGAAGAATTAAATGAGACCGCTCAATTGCTCTACAAACTTGCAGAAGAATCGGTACCTCTCTATGGTCATCCTACTCGTGTCGTTGGGTCTCCAGGCCATTGGGCAACACTAGATTACATTCAGAAGGAGTTTGATGAACTAGACGAGTACTACGACGTCAGCGTTCAATATTTTAGTTCGTTGATCTCTCAAATTAATTCATACAACTTAACTTACACGAATGGTGATGAGGTGCCATCCGCCGTGCCATTTTCCTTTTCTCCTCCAGTGAAGACTTTCAGAGGTAAATTGCTTCAAATTCCAAACTACGGTTGTGAGGAGAAAGACTATGCTGATCTCGATGTAAGCGCCGAGCAAATCGCTTTGATTGAAAGAGGTGCCTGTTCTTTCTTGACCAAGAGTGACTTGGCTGGTAGATTTGGCTTCAAGGCTGTCATCATGTATGACAATAACCCAGCAGTCCGCGAAGGATTGAAAGGTAGCTTAGGCAGACCAACAGAGGATACTCTTCCAGTTATTGGTGTTTCACACGAGGTCGGTTGCCTGTTGATCCAAGCCATTGAGAAGTATGGTGATTACCCAGTATTTTTCGGAATGAATTCCATCATTAGAGACATTGTCACCAAAAATGTGATTGCTGACACTAAGAGTGGTGACCCAGACAACATTGTTGCATTGGGTGCACACAGTGATTCTGTTGCTGATGGACCTGGTATTAACGATGATGGTTCTGGTACCATTTCATTGTTAACTATTGCAAAGCACTTGAGCAAATTTAGATTGAACAACAAAGTTCGTTTTGCTTGGTGGTCAGCTGAAGAATACGGTTTACTAGGATCTAACTTCTACACTGACAACTTAACCCCAGAAGAAAACCTAAAGATTAGATTATTCATGGACTACGATATGCTTGCCTCCCCCAACTTCGAGTACGAAGTTTACGACGGTAACAACGAAGAAAACCCAGAAGGTTCAGAAGAACTCAAACAATTCTTTATTGATTACTACAACAAGCATAACTTGAAATACAGTTTGATTCCATTTGACGGCAGATCAGACTACGTCGGTTTCATCCAAAATGGTATTCCAGCTGGTGGTGTCGCTACTGGTGCTGAAGCTATTAACCCTGCTAACGGCGAAGCTTTCGACAAATGTTACCACCAACTATGTGACGACACTTCGAACTTGAACTTCGAAGCATGGTTAGTTAACACTAAGTTGATTGCTCATGCCGTTGCTACTTATGCACACTCATTGAAGGGCTTCCCTGAAAGAAGCTCGAATTCTAGTCTACATGTGGCTTCTGCTCGCCATGTTGCAAAATTCCCTTACAGAGGTAACCACCTAATTATGTAA
- the JEM1 gene encoding Jem1p (Syntenic homolog of Ashbya gossypii ADR124C; Syntenic homolog of Saccharomyces cerevisiae YJL073W (JEM1)) has protein sequence MLLAVILWVVAGFVCARGFECDLESVRKLVGEQGADVASVSTFRGLLTRIGECNGEGWDRVKNEVYYKAGVAELSVGHEVKALDLFEKVVSSGCSSFRKLSERRLEELYKKLGQWDHIADEDEDKQAYMSLLSEPSRDGRYDTSQEYQRLLALSPLNRQLRIEYTDVLLNELAESMDLNSAQNIVESYQVLLDKHGSTFSLSERLDLLYQSAGIKWFILSSQPAQQLKKCLNMDMDYKPCRGLMKLWSKWNKNVNVPPAVLSDSEEYCSIESRDWSSISQFMLKDKPLVSARADSKLENNYAVFQNAAEEFVKQFLSKRPLTGTKVAPVVDLDEKTEFQTGLDVMLCLAQDMKPKVISSNYCDKALKEVLTNTEHARITKYMTKFENPEGIKEIIKATMSLYPHLAAHLVNSISQKLIFFERKVRNANTLPHWNLLQEIINELKLNTCDNSFVSSTVRLVKRSFLQKQRRQQQQQQQSYQQHYQQQQQQQQNRVQQTDKDYYKILNVDKSASPKQIRRAYLQLTKKYHPDKQGKLPKDEQAKVQAKMSDINEAYDILADDSKRKEYDEMMSGGGMGGFKNNFGEAFARQYGFNGGGFNFGNWGKRNARAHQHGR, from the coding sequence ATGTTACTGGCGGTCATTCTATGGGTGGTGGCAGGTTTTGTGTGTGCCAGAGGCTTTGAATGCGATCTGGAAAGTGTGAGGAAGTTAGTTGGCGAGCAGGGTGCGGATGTGGCATCGGTGTCGACATTCAGGGGCTTGCTTACAAGAATCGGTGAATGCAATGGGGAAGGCTGGGACCGGGTCAAGAACGAGGTGTACTACAAGGCGGGAGTTGCGGAGCTGTCGGTCGGCCACGAGGTTAAAGCATTGGATCTGTTCGAGAAGGTGGTATCTAGCGGGTGCAGTAGTTTTCGGAAGCTGAGCGAGAGAAGGCTGGAAGAGCTGTACAAGAAGCTTGGACAATGGGACCACATCGCGGATGAGGATGAAGACAAGCAAGCGTATATGAGCCTCCTTTCGGAGCCTTCACGTGATGGTCGGTATGATACAAGTCAAGAGTACCAGAGACTGCTTGCGCTCTCGCCGCTGAACCGACAACTACGGATCGAATACACAGATGTTCTTCTGAATGAGCTTGCCGAGTCAATGGATTTGAATTCTGCACAAAATATTGTCGAGAGCTACCAGGTGCTGCTCGACAAGCACGGCTCGACCTTTTCCTTAAGTGAAAGACTAGATTTACTGTACCAGAGTGCGGGGATCAAATGGTTTATTCTCAGCAGCCAGCCAGCGCAGCAGTTGAAGAAATGCTTGAATATGGACATGGATTACAAGCCATGCAGAGGTTTGATGAAATTGTGGAGCAAGTGGAACAAAAACGTGAATGTCCCACCGGCTGTACTTTCAGATTCTGAGGAATACTGTTCCATCGAGTCTCGTGACTGGTCATCCATTTCTCAATTCATGCTTAAAGACAAGCCTTTGGTGAGTGCACGCGCAGACTCGAAGCTTGAGAATAACTATGCTGTATTTCAAAATGCAGCAGAGGAGTTTGTCAAGCAATTTTTGAGCAAAAGACCGCTAACCGGGACTAAAGTTGCGCCTGTAGTTGACTTAGATGAGAAAACAGAATTTCAAACCGGTCTTGATGTCATGCTGTGCCTTGCTCAAGATATGAAGCCAAAAGTTatttcttcaaattactGTGATAAGGCGCTCAAAGAAGTATTAACCAATACCGAGCATGCCCGGATTACCAAATACATGACTAAGTTTGAAAATCCGGAAGGAATCAAAGAAATTATAAAAGCGACCATGAGTTTATACCCTCATCTTGCTGCTCACTTGGTAAACTCTATAAGTCAAAAACTGATTTTTTTTGAACGGAAGGTTAGAAATGCCAATACATTGCCCCATTGGAATTTGCTGCAAGAGATAATAAATGAACTCAAACTTAACACTTGTGATAATAGTTTCGTGTCGAGCACCGTACGTTTAGTGAAAAGGTCTTTCTTACAAAAGCAACGGCGacagcaacagcagcagcaacaaaGCTACCAACAACATtaccaacaacaacaacagcagcaacagaACCGTGTACAGCAAACGGACAAGGATTATTATAAGATACTCAATGTAGATAAGTCTGCTTCCCCTAAGCAGATTAGAAGAGCATATTTACAGCTTACGAAGAAATACCACCCTGATAAACAAGGTAAACTGCCCAAAGACGAACAAGCAAAGGTACAAGCGAAAATGTCAGACATTAACGAAGCTTACGATATCCTAGCTGACGACTCTAAACGTAAAGAATACGATGAGATGATGTCAGGCGGTGGAATGGGAGGTTTTAAGAACAATTTTGGAGAAGCGTTTGCAAGACAGTATGGCTTTAACGGAGGTGGGTTTAACTTTGGAAACTGGGGTAAAAGAAACGCACGCGCCCACCAACATGGACGCTAA
- a CDS encoding uncharacterized protein (Syntenic homolog of Ashbya gossypii AFR126W; Non-syntenic homolog of Saccharomyces cerevisiae YBR287W) produces MEITEALSFFQLAYITFESVLEVVIVSLAGFWCAYSGLLPKQGQKVISLLNMDVFTPCLIFSKLAKSLSIAKIFEIAIIPLFFAVTTGISFCAGRVMAYLMHLDTDETNFVVANSVFGNSNSLPVSLTLSLAYTLPGLEWDQVKGDTKDSIASRGILYLLIFQQLGQALRWTWGYKKLLRWSGETDDMSRVGLLESQASIANTDENDRTAVSDDECLRSRTPGYSITTASLNMLKDSVSCSVSKFRSFMNPPLYSMLVSVIVASIHPLQHEIFHSNGFINNTFAEAVDELGALSVPLILLVLGSNLCISNEPMAKSHNYKKMVFASIVGRMILPSCALLPLIALCVKFIKVSILDDPIFLIVGFILTVSPPAIQLTQITQLNEFFESEMSGVLFWGYVILSLPVSITVVSAAIYVLRWAEQTT; encoded by the coding sequence ATGGAGATTACAGAGGCGCTATCATTCTTTCAGCTTGCTTATATAACTTTTGAAAGTGTATTGGAGGTCGTGATCGTCTCTCTCGCAGGGTTTTGGTGCGCTTATTCCGGGCTACTACCAAAACAAGGGCAGAAAGTCATTTCATTGTTGAATATGGATGTCTTCACCCCCTGTTTGATCTTCAGCAAGCTTGCCAAATCGCTCTCAATTGCTAAAATCTTTGAGATTGCCATTATTCCTCTATTCTTTGCAGTGACGACGGGTATATCGTTTTGTGCAGGAAGAGTAATGGCTTATTTGATGCACCTTGATACAGATGAGACGAATTTCGTAGTAGCGAATTCTGTTTTTGGGAATAGCAATTCGTTGCCGGTTTCTTTGACGCTTTCTCTAGCATATACGCTTCCGGGATTGGAATGGGACCAAGTTAAGGGCGATACGAAAGACTCAATTGCCTCTAGGGGTATTTTATACCTGCTAATTTTCCAGCAGCTTGGCCAGGCACTTAGATGGACATGGGGATATAAGAAGTTGTTAAGATGGTCGGGTGAGACAGATGATATGTCTCGCGTTGGACTTCTGGAGTCGCAGGCTTCGATTGCTAATACTGATGAAAACGACCGCACCGCTGTTTCCGACGATGAATGCTTGCGGAGCCGCACGCCTGGCTACTCGATCACCACAGCTTCGCTGAATATGTTGAAGGACTCGGTTTCTTGTAGTGTGTCGAAGTTCAGGTCTTTTATGAACCCACCGCTCTACTCCATGTTAGTTTCTGTGATAGTTGCTTCGATACATCCACTACAGCACGAAATATTCCATAGTAACGGATTTATTAACAACACATTTGCGGAAGCCGTGGATGAACTAGGTGCTTTGTCGGTGCCGCTTATTTTACTTGTCTTAGGCTCCAACTTGTGTATCTCAAACGAGCCAATGGCAAAGTCACATAACTACAAAAAGATGGTGTTTGCATCTATAGTGGGACGTATGATCTTGCCATCATGTGCTCTTCTACCACTAATAGCGCTCTGCGTGAAATTTATAAAGGTCAGCATATTGGATGATCCAATCTTCCTAATTGTTGGGTTCATATTGACCGTGTCCCCACCAGCCATTCAGCTAACGCAAATCACGCAGTTAAATGAATTCTTTGAATCGGAAATGTCTGGAGTCTTGTTTTGGGGGTATGTAATTTTATCATTGCCAGTGAGTATTACCGTTGTTTCCGCGGCGATATATGTGCTAAGATGGGCAGAACAAACAACTTAA